In one Candidatus Hydrogenedentota bacterium genomic region, the following are encoded:
- a CDS encoding aconitate hydratase: protein MAFDFDMIQKVYADLPERVAKAKKLLGRPLTLTEKILYAHLFDNAFPGAPFKRGDSYVDFAPDRVAMQDATAQMALLQFMQAGRAKTAVPSTVHCDHLIQAKTGARDDLAVALTQNKEVYDFLASVSNKYGIGFWKPGAGIIHQVVLENYAFPGGMLIGTDSHTVNAGGLGMIAIGVGGADAVDVMAGMAWELKFPKLIGVHLTGKMNGWTSAKDVILKVAGILTVKGGTGAILEYFGPGAESMSCTGKGTVCNMGAEIGATTSVFSFDDSMVRYLESTARPDVAKAASTVGEHLRGDAEAYAEPAKYFDQVIEINLSELEPHVNGPFTPDLAWPISKLGEAAKKEGWPIEIEVGLIGSCTNSSYEDLTRAASLAKQARAHGVKAKSEYTVTPGSEQVRYTVERDGILKEFEGIGGVVLANACGPCIGQWARHRGGGNDQPNTIVTSFNRNFAKRNDGNPKTHAFVTSPELTTALAIAGRLDFNPLTDTLTGADGKPFMLEPPTGEELPKKGFACEDPGYVAPAADGSGVEVQVRPDSDRLQLLDPFPKWEGGDLKGLRLLLKAKGKCTTDHISMAGPWLKYRGHLDNISNNMFIGAINAFNDKANSVKSQINGAYGEVPATQRAYKAAGVGSIVVGDENYGEGSSREHAAMEPRHLGVRAILVRSFARIHETNLKKQGMLALTFADKADYDKIREDDTIDITGLTSFAPGKTLTVVLHHSDGSTDSFPVNHTYNEGQIAWFKAGGALNLIRAGVKA, encoded by the coding sequence CAACGCCTTTCCCGGCGCGCCGTTCAAGCGGGGCGATTCGTATGTGGACTTCGCGCCGGACCGCGTGGCGATGCAGGACGCGACGGCGCAGATGGCGCTGTTGCAGTTCATGCAGGCGGGCCGGGCGAAAACCGCCGTGCCGTCCACCGTGCATTGCGACCACCTGATTCAGGCGAAGACAGGCGCGAGAGACGATCTGGCGGTGGCGTTGACTCAGAACAAGGAGGTCTACGATTTCCTGGCGTCGGTCTCGAACAAGTACGGCATCGGATTCTGGAAGCCGGGCGCAGGAATCATCCACCAGGTTGTGCTGGAGAACTACGCATTTCCGGGCGGGATGCTGATCGGCACGGATTCGCACACGGTAAACGCGGGCGGTCTCGGGATGATCGCCATCGGGGTCGGCGGCGCAGACGCGGTCGACGTCATGGCGGGCATGGCGTGGGAACTGAAGTTCCCGAAACTGATCGGCGTGCACCTGACCGGAAAGATGAATGGCTGGACGTCGGCCAAAGACGTGATCCTGAAGGTCGCGGGCATCCTGACGGTCAAGGGGGGCACGGGCGCGATTCTCGAGTATTTCGGTCCCGGCGCGGAATCGATGTCGTGTACCGGCAAGGGCACAGTGTGCAACATGGGCGCGGAGATCGGCGCAACGACGTCGGTGTTTTCATTCGACGATTCGATGGTTCGTTACCTTGAATCGACGGCGCGGCCGGACGTGGCGAAGGCGGCCAGCACCGTGGGCGAGCATTTGCGTGGCGACGCAGAGGCGTATGCCGAACCCGCGAAGTACTTCGATCAGGTGATCGAGATCAATCTCAGCGAACTGGAACCGCACGTAAACGGGCCCTTCACGCCGGACCTGGCGTGGCCGATATCGAAACTCGGCGAAGCGGCTAAGAAAGAAGGTTGGCCAATCGAAATCGAGGTGGGCTTGATTGGATCGTGTACGAACTCGTCGTACGAGGACCTGACGCGCGCGGCATCGCTCGCGAAACAGGCACGCGCGCACGGGGTGAAAGCAAAGTCGGAATACACCGTGACACCCGGATCGGAGCAGGTGAGATACACCGTCGAGCGCGATGGCATTTTGAAAGAGTTCGAAGGTATCGGCGGCGTCGTGTTGGCGAATGCGTGCGGGCCGTGCATCGGTCAGTGGGCGCGGCATCGCGGCGGCGGCAACGATCAGCCAAACACGATTGTGACGTCGTTCAACCGAAACTTCGCGAAGCGCAACGACGGCAATCCGAAGACGCACGCGTTCGTGACTTCGCCGGAACTGACGACGGCGCTGGCGATCGCGGGCCGTCTCGATTTCAATCCACTTACCGATACGCTGACGGGCGCGGACGGCAAACCGTTCATGCTCGAGCCGCCGACGGGCGAGGAACTGCCGAAGAAGGGCTTCGCGTGCGAAGACCCGGGTTACGTCGCGCCGGCGGCGGACGGCAGCGGCGTCGAGGTGCAAGTGCGGCCGGATTCGGACCGATTGCAGTTGCTCGATCCGTTCCCGAAATGGGAAGGCGGCGATTTGAAAGGGCTGCGATTGCTGCTCAAGGCAAAGGGCAAGTGCACCACGGACCACATTTCAATGGCGGGTCCGTGGCTGAAGTATCGCGGGCATCTCGATAACATCTCGAACAACATGTTCATTGGCGCGATCAACGCGTTCAACGACAAAGCGAACTCGGTGAAGAGCCAAATCAACGGCGCGTACGGCGAAGTGCCCGCGACGCAGCGCGCGTACAAAGCGGCAGGTGTTGGATCGATTGTCGTCGGCGACGAGAACTACGGCGAGGGGTCGTCGCGCGAACATGCGGCCATGGAACCGCGCCATTTGGGCGTCCGCGCAATCCTTGTGCGCTCGTTTGCGCGCATCCACGAGACGAACCTGAAGAAACAAGGCATGCTCGCGCTCACCTTCGCGGACAAGGCGGACTACGACAAAATCCGCGAGGACGACACCATCGACATTACCGGTCTGACCTCGTTCGCGCCCGGCAAGACCCTGACAGTCGTGCTCCACCACAGCGACGGCAGCACCGATTCGTTCCCCGTGAACCACACGTACAACGAAGGGCAAATCGCGTGGTTCAAAGCCGGCGGCGCGCTGAACCTGATTCGGGCGGGGGTGAAGGCGTGA
- a CDS encoding carboxypeptidase regulatory-like domain-containing protein, with protein MFRAGVVLLIAAAAWAQPPAGRSPEGPRTGPLYDVVIVLPDGASDLDRLNAHGYNITSVDGNTATLVVTAEELLWLAADGYDVSGAEEQPRAPIARPGAKGLGVYHSYASLTAELQAYEAAYGSTQNTNPKIFQLVSLGNSVLDRDIWAVKITDKLNKEEFEPEFRFISTMHGDEPVGTEMCLYFIDMLLTEYGSDSRITSLVDNTEIWIVPLMNPDGWEAVTRYNDNGIDLNRDFPTWPEEINGKIFDGAPLDDAGREPETRHIMQWSAEHSFVLSANFHTGALIVNYPFDDDDKGSGVEAPSPDDLLFQDVSLRYSAPNSPLYNDSVPSSPGGIINGSVWYEITGGMQDWNYRYLSCNDVTIELSVTKIPDESELDDLWDDNRESMLAYAEASHIGVKGIVKDKATGEPLYARVEVVGNDQPVFTDPDKGDYHRLLLPGTYKLRYSAPGYKTKRKRDIVVADGEAVTVNVKLDPMPIKTDINGDGKTNSLDIQLLVTALLTNPNEKSCDVDSDGKLTVSDLQLVVKNIVG; from the coding sequence ATGTTTCGCGCAGGGGTAGTATTGCTTATCGCCGCGGCCGCATGGGCCCAGCCCCCCGCAGGCCGCTCTCCCGAGGGCCCGCGGACCGGCCCGCTGTACGATGTCGTGATTGTGTTGCCCGATGGCGCCTCCGATCTGGATCGCCTCAACGCGCACGGCTATAACATCACGTCCGTCGATGGGAACACCGCAACGCTTGTCGTCACCGCCGAAGAATTGCTGTGGCTGGCCGCGGACGGCTACGACGTGTCCGGTGCGGAAGAACAGCCCCGTGCGCCGATCGCGAGACCGGGCGCGAAAGGGCTCGGCGTCTACCATTCCTACGCCTCGCTAACGGCTGAACTGCAAGCGTACGAAGCCGCCTACGGTTCCACCCAAAACACGAATCCGAAAATCTTTCAACTCGTCAGCCTCGGCAATTCCGTCCTGGACCGCGACATCTGGGCGGTCAAGATAACCGACAAGCTCAACAAGGAAGAATTCGAGCCCGAGTTTCGGTTTATCTCGACCATGCACGGCGACGAACCCGTCGGCACGGAGATGTGCCTGTACTTCATCGACATGTTGCTGACCGAATACGGCAGCGATTCGCGCATAACGAGTCTCGTCGACAACACCGAAATATGGATCGTCCCGCTAATGAACCCCGACGGGTGGGAAGCCGTCACGCGCTACAACGACAATGGAATCGATCTCAACCGCGATTTCCCCACTTGGCCCGAGGAAATCAACGGAAAGATTTTCGACGGCGCGCCCTTGGACGACGCAGGACGCGAACCGGAAACGCGGCACATTATGCAATGGAGCGCGGAGCACAGTTTCGTGCTGTCCGCGAACTTCCATACCGGCGCGCTCATCGTGAACTATCCCTTCGACGATGACGACAAAGGTTCCGGCGTGGAAGCGCCATCCCCCGACGACCTGCTGTTCCAGGACGTGTCGCTGCGCTACTCGGCGCCGAACTCGCCGTTGTACAACGATTCCGTCCCATCGTCTCCGGGCGGCATTATCAACGGCTCGGTATGGTACGAGATTACCGGCGGCATGCAGGACTGGAACTACCGCTACCTGAGCTGCAACGACGTGACCATCGAACTGTCGGTCACCAAAATCCCGGACGAAAGCGAACTCGACGATCTGTGGGACGACAACCGCGAATCGATGCTCGCCTACGCCGAAGCATCGCACATCGGCGTGAAAGGAATCGTAAAGGACAAGGCCACCGGCGAGCCGCTCTACGCCCGCGTCGAAGTCGTCGGCAACGATCAGCCAGTCTTCACCGACCCCGACAAAGGCGACTATCACCGGCTCCTGTTGCCAGGAACCTACAAACTGCGCTATTCGGCGCCCGGCTACAAAACCAAGCGCAAGCGCGATATCGTCGTCGCCGATGGCGAAGCCGTCACCGTCAACGTAAAGCTCGATCCCATGCCCATCAAAACCGACATCAACGGCGACGGCAAAACCAATTCCCTCGACATCCAGCTCCTGGTTACCGCCCTCCTCACCAACCCCAATGAAAAATCCTGCGACGTGGATTCGGACGGCAAACTAACGGTGAGCGATCTGCAGTTGGTCGTCAAGAATATCGTCGGCTAA
- a CDS encoding NAD(P) transhydrogenase subunit alpha has product MEMMMLLFTFTLAIFLGLELISKVPSMLHTPLTSGANAISGITIVGALLAAGTNLDNTLNTVLGVAAVTFATINVVGGYLVTDRMLAMFKSKSKKGGS; this is encoded by the coding sequence ATGGAAATGATGATGCTCTTGTTCACGTTCACCCTCGCGATCTTCCTCGGGCTCGAGCTGATCTCGAAGGTCCCGTCCATGCTGCACACGCCGTTGACATCCGGCGCGAACGCCATCTCCGGCATCACCATTGTCGGCGCGCTGCTCGCCGCGGGCACCAATCTCGACAATACGCTCAACACGGTTCTTGGGGTCGCCGCAGTGACCTTTGCGACGATCAACGTCGTCGGCGGATACCTCGTCACCGATCGTATGCTCGCAATGTTCAAGAGCAAATCGAAGAAAGGCGGCTCTTGA
- the arsC gene encoding arsenate reductase (glutaredoxin) (This arsenate reductase requires both glutathione and glutaredoxin to convert arsenate to arsenite, after which the efflux transporter formed by ArsA and ArsB can extrude the arsenite from the cell, providing resistance.), which produces MKNITIYHNPRCTKSRETLALLKDHGIAPAIVEYLKDPPTKGEVKSIMKMLDEDAAAIVRTKEPAYKESGLTAKSSADDIARAIAKDPILLERPIVISGKKAAIGRPPEKVLDIL; this is translated from the coding sequence ATGAAGAACATTACCATCTACCACAATCCCCGCTGCACCAAGAGCCGCGAAACGCTCGCCCTCTTGAAGGACCACGGCATCGCGCCGGCGATTGTCGAGTACCTGAAAGACCCACCCACAAAGGGCGAAGTAAAATCGATCATGAAAATGCTCGACGAAGACGCCGCGGCTATCGTCCGCACGAAGGAACCCGCCTACAAAGAATCGGGCCTCACCGCGAAAAGCTCCGCGGACGACATCGCCCGCGCCATAGCGAAAGACCCGATTCTCCTCGAACGCCCCATTGTTATCAGCGGAAAGAAAGCCGCCATTGGTCGCCCGCCCGAGAAGGTGCTCGATATTCTCTAA
- a CDS encoding YceI family protein, translating to MAGLRRIFKRIGTSRLVHNGGWEIKDRSMTHPPGWKSRLCIVLVLAGVAGAAEYTIDTAESLFAVVVHKGGIAARFAHNHLVVAQAYAAKLSIAGTDPATIRFDVDIEAAQLQVDAPEAHTKWYPEIAEAGILDEPFKPLDDADRKTIAEHMLAKGQLDVKQFPRISAKVVEVREERGTYLEREYTHVVTLDFTVHGTSVQRECPARIVIEDGRVKVDAVGAFTFSGFGIKPYSAMAGAVKNRDEFHVFVRVRALAEGTGAQDE from the coding sequence GTGGCAGGTTTGCGCCGGATTTTCAAGCGAATCGGTACGTCCCGATTGGTGCATAATGGCGGCTGGGAAATCAAGGACCGAAGTATGACGCATCCGCCGGGTTGGAAGTCCCGCCTGTGTATCGTTCTAGTTCTCGCGGGCGTCGCGGGCGCCGCAGAGTACACGATCGATACAGCGGAATCCTTATTCGCCGTGGTGGTGCACAAGGGGGGAATCGCGGCACGCTTTGCGCACAACCATCTTGTTGTCGCGCAGGCGTACGCGGCGAAGCTGTCGATTGCGGGAACGGACCCCGCGACGATCCGGTTTGACGTGGATATCGAAGCGGCGCAACTTCAGGTGGATGCGCCGGAGGCGCACACAAAATGGTATCCGGAGATCGCCGAGGCGGGGATATTGGACGAACCGTTCAAACCGCTGGACGACGCGGACCGCAAGACCATCGCGGAGCATATGCTGGCGAAAGGTCAGCTCGACGTTAAACAGTTCCCGAGGATTTCCGCGAAGGTCGTGGAGGTGCGCGAAGAACGGGGGACGTATCTCGAGCGGGAGTATACGCACGTCGTTACATTGGACTTCACGGTGCACGGCACGAGCGTGCAGCGGGAGTGCCCGGCGAGAATCGTCATCGAGGACGGGCGCGTGAAGGTGGACGCGGTTGGCGCGTTTACGTTCAGCGGATTTGGAATCAAGCCGTACAGCGCGATGGCTGGCGCTGTGAAGAACAGGGATGAGTTCCACGTGTTTGTGCGCGTCCGCGCGTTGGCGGAGGGCACGGGAGCTCAAGACGAGTAA
- a CDS encoding methyltransferase domain-containing protein, giving the protein MSAWNATLYDTKHAYVFGYGREVVDTLDPKPGERILDLGCGTGHLTHEIASRGAKVVGMDNSAEMIAQARAKYPALDFRIADARVMQFDEPFDAVFSNAALHWIHEAGDVVRSIAAALEPGGRFVAEFGGEGNVAIIQAGIRKALDTLGIDSFGIFPIWYFPGIAEYSQLLDANGLEVLWAAMIPRDVQLDDPETGLRDWIRMFAGNVLQVIPEQNVKEFLAHAETYCRVQLYRDGAWHADYRRIRVIARKRG; this is encoded by the coding sequence ATGTCCGCGTGGAACGCAACCCTCTACGACACCAAGCACGCCTACGTCTTCGGTTATGGGCGTGAAGTCGTCGATACGCTCGACCCGAAACCCGGCGAGCGCATCCTCGATCTCGGATGCGGTACCGGACACCTCACGCACGAAATCGCGTCGCGCGGCGCGAAGGTCGTCGGCATGGACAACTCGGCCGAGATGATTGCGCAGGCGCGTGCAAAATACCCCGCCCTCGACTTCCGCATTGCCGATGCGCGCGTGATGCAGTTCGATGAACCCTTCGACGCAGTCTTTTCAAACGCCGCGCTCCACTGGATTCACGAAGCCGGTGACGTGGTCCGCTCTATCGCGGCGGCGCTCGAGCCGGGCGGCCGCTTTGTCGCAGAGTTCGGAGGTGAGGGTAACGTCGCCATCATTCAGGCAGGAATCCGAAAGGCCTTGGACACCCTCGGCATTGATTCATTCGGAATATTCCCAATCTGGTACTTCCCGGGAATCGCCGAGTATTCGCAACTACTTGATGCAAATGGACTTGAGGTGCTATGGGCCGCCATGATCCCTCGCGATGTCCAGCTCGATGACCCGGAAACCGGTCTGCGGGACTGGATTCGAATGTTCGCGGGGAACGTGCTGCAAGTCATTCCAGAGCAAAATGTTAAAGAATTCCTGGCCCATGCCGAAACTTATTGTAGGGTACAATTGTACCGTGACGGCGCTTGGCATGCCGACTACCGGCGCATCCGGGTCATTGCCCGGAAGCGGGGGTGA
- a CDS encoding PhoPQ-activated pathogenicity — MFNQLLRQRAVRYVVPVLVALALAGCATTPAYRPPTVAAGEKTALDRYVAAPDPNYSYKVVNTIKGEGYTGYIVDMVSQQYLTEKEVDKPLWQHYLMIIKPDNLKHSTALLYIGGGNNNKPAPEKIDEGFAKMAVMTQSVCAMLPTVPSEPLVFADDNGRKRTEDEIIAYTWDKYMRTGDEKWPLRLPMTKSAVRAMDTITAVCALPETGGAKVDTFMVAGGSKRGWTTWTTAAVDKRVIAITPFVINMLNVVPSFEHHYKVYGFWAPAVGDYQEMGIMNWTGTPEYAALMKIEEPFSYRNRYTIPKFIVNACGDEFFLPDSTQYYFTQLPGENYLRNVPNAKHSLGGTDARESMLAFYSSILNGTPRPKFSWKLQKDGSIKVTCKDKPSSVKLWQATNPNARDFRVDTIGDSAWTSTDLTEKSNGVYVGDVPKPEKGFTAYMVEMTFPSSGFIPFKFTTDVRVKPDIEPFELPTPETPKGFIASKQASK, encoded by the coding sequence ATGTTTAACCAACTCCTGCGGCAACGCGCCGTCCGGTATGTTGTCCCCGTCCTCGTCGCGTTGGCGCTTGCGGGCTGCGCAACAACTCCCGCCTATCGTCCGCCAACCGTCGCCGCCGGCGAAAAGACCGCGCTCGATCGTTATGTCGCCGCGCCCGATCCCAATTACAGCTACAAGGTTGTCAATACGATCAAAGGCGAAGGCTACACCGGATACATTGTCGATATGGTGTCGCAGCAATACCTAACCGAGAAAGAAGTCGACAAACCGCTCTGGCAGCACTATCTGATGATTATCAAGCCGGACAACCTCAAGCACTCGACGGCCTTGCTTTACATCGGCGGCGGAAACAACAACAAGCCCGCGCCCGAGAAGATTGACGAAGGCTTCGCAAAAATGGCCGTGATGACGCAGTCCGTCTGCGCCATGCTGCCCACCGTCCCCAGCGAACCGCTCGTCTTCGCCGACGACAACGGGCGCAAACGCACCGAGGACGAAATCATCGCGTACACATGGGACAAGTACATGCGCACCGGCGACGAGAAATGGCCGCTCCGCCTGCCGATGACGAAGTCCGCCGTCCGCGCGATGGACACGATCACCGCGGTCTGCGCGTTGCCCGAGACCGGCGGCGCGAAGGTCGATACCTTTATGGTCGCCGGCGGTTCGAAACGCGGCTGGACCACGTGGACCACCGCCGCCGTCGACAAGCGCGTCATCGCCATCACGCCTTTCGTGATCAACATGCTCAACGTCGTCCCGTCGTTCGAGCACCACTACAAGGTCTACGGCTTCTGGGCGCCCGCCGTGGGCGACTACCAGGAGATGGGCATCATGAACTGGACCGGCACGCCCGAATACGCGGCGCTGATGAAAATCGAAGAACCATTCAGTTACCGCAACCGATACACTATCCCGAAGTTTATCGTGAACGCGTGCGGCGACGAGTTCTTTTTGCCGGATTCCACCCAGTATTACTTCACGCAACTTCCGGGTGAGAATTACCTGCGCAACGTGCCAAACGCGAAACATTCGCTCGGCGGCACCGATGCGCGCGAGAGCATGCTCGCGTTCTACAGTTCAATCCTCAACGGCACGCCGCGCCCGAAGTTCTCGTGGAAGCTGCAAAAGGACGGGTCGATCAAAGTCACGTGCAAAGACAAGCCGTCCAGCGTCAAGCTGTGGCAGGCGACCAATCCCAACGCGCGCGATTTCCGTGTCGACACGATCGGCGACTCGGCGTGGACCAGCACCGACCTTACCGAGAAATCCAACGGCGTGTATGTCGGCGATGTTCCCAAACCGGAAAAGGGTTTCACCGCGTACATGGTCGAAATGACCTTCCCCTCGAGCGGGTTCATTCCGTTCAAATTTACCACGGACGTGCGCGTGAAGCCGGACATCGAACCGTTCGAGTTGCCGACACCGGAAACGCCCAAGGGATTCATCGCGTCGAAGCAGGCGTCGAAATAG
- a CDS encoding GNAT family N-acetyltransferase, translating into MYRRESYVFDGARPVHAIIREYTRDDFEDIIEVQRECFPPPFPSELWWNEEQLNNHVALFPEGAHCIEVEGALAGSITGLIVNWSPNDTDHSWSEITDHGYIRNHDPSGNTLYVVDISVRPRFQKLGLGKLLMFSMYDVVIELNLDRLLGGARMPGYSKVASQLTPEHYLKKILAGEIHDPIVTFLLRCGRVPVRITRDYLHDEESRNHGVLMEWRNPFRQ; encoded by the coding sequence ATGTACCGCCGCGAATCGTACGTCTTCGATGGCGCCCGCCCCGTTCACGCGATAATCCGCGAATACACCCGCGACGATTTCGAGGACATCATCGAAGTCCAACGCGAATGCTTTCCGCCGCCGTTTCCATCCGAACTCTGGTGGAACGAGGAACAACTCAACAACCACGTCGCGCTGTTTCCCGAAGGCGCGCACTGCATCGAGGTCGAAGGCGCGCTCGCGGGATCGATCACCGGCCTCATCGTCAACTGGTCCCCCAACGACACCGATCACTCCTGGTCCGAGATCACGGACCACGGCTACATCCGCAACCACGATCCAAGCGGCAACACGCTGTATGTCGTCGACATCAGCGTCCGACCGCGCTTCCAAAAGCTGGGACTCGGCAAACTGCTCATGTTCTCGATGTACGACGTCGTCATCGAGCTGAATCTTGATCGCCTTCTCGGCGGCGCGCGCATGCCCGGTTACTCCAAGGTCGCCTCGCAACTAACGCCCGAACACTATCTGAAGAAAATTCTCGCCGGCGAGATTCACGATCCCATCGTCACCTTCCTCCTCCGCTGCGGCCGCGTTCCCGTGCGCATAACCCGTGACTATTTGCACGACGAAGAATCCCGCAACCACGGCGTGCTCATGGAGTGGCGGAACCCTTTCCGCCAATAG
- a CDS encoding carbon-nitrogen hydrolase family protein, producing the protein MKIRVSAVQYHLHSIDSFGAFAARCEHYVRLAQEFATEFLLFPEFFTTQLLSIPDRQTQSSVARPITHLPRYTAQYLELFARLARDAGMHIVAGTHVLERDGKLQNTAHLFFPDGRIGEQPKLHITPTEVAEWNIAPGDSVQVFDTAKGRIAVLTCYDIEFPEIVRMVRAQGANVIFCPSCTDDLHGFYRVRYCCHARAVENQVYVVTTGTVGSLPTVDFMRANTGQAAIIAPNDVPFPPRGILAEGELNHDMIVTADIDLALLEEVRAKGSVTTWRDRRTDLYTDWK; encoded by the coding sequence ATGAAAATTCGCGTATCCGCCGTCCAATATCATTTGCATTCCATCGACTCGTTCGGCGCGTTCGCGGCGCGCTGCGAACACTACGTGCGCCTCGCCCAGGAATTCGCGACGGAATTTCTGCTGTTCCCCGAGTTCTTCACCACCCAACTCCTGTCAATCCCGGATCGACAAACGCAATCGTCCGTGGCGCGTCCGATAACCCATCTTCCCCGTTACACTGCCCAATATCTCGAACTCTTCGCGCGCCTCGCACGTGATGCCGGCATGCACATCGTCGCCGGCACGCACGTGCTCGAACGCGACGGCAAACTGCAAAACACCGCGCACCTCTTCTTTCCCGATGGCCGCATCGGCGAGCAGCCGAAACTCCATATCACACCGACCGAAGTCGCCGAGTGGAATATTGCTCCCGGCGATAGTGTGCAGGTGTTCGACACCGCGAAGGGACGCATCGCCGTGCTCACCTGCTACGACATCGAATTTCCGGAAATCGTGCGCATGGTTCGCGCCCAAGGCGCGAATGTCATTTTCTGCCCCTCGTGTACCGACGATCTTCACGGCTTCTACCGCGTGCGCTACTGCTGTCACGCGCGCGCCGTCGAGAACCAGGTCTACGTCGTTACCACCGGAACGGTCGGCTCGCTGCCCACCGTCGATTTCATGCGCGCGAACACCGGCCAGGCCGCCATCATCGCCCCAAACGATGTCCCCTTCCCGCCGCGCGGCATTCTCGCGGAAGGTGAACTGAACCACGACATGATCGTTACGGCGGACATTGATCTCGCGCTCCTCGAGGAAGTGCGCGCAAAGGGATCGGTCACCACCTGGCGCGACCGCCGCACCGACCTCTATACGGATTGGAAGTAA
- a CDS encoding NAD(P)(+) transhydrogenase (Re/Si-specific) subunit beta, translated as MTIIEFAYIAASVLFVIGLKWMSHVERARRGNMISSIGMLLAIVATLLYNGMSYQWIIVGIALGSVIGAWSALKVPMTSMPEFVGLYNGFGGLASLLVGTAEFVLVQPRWAAGASVDGPAPMWFTSFAVFLTVLIGGVTFSGSMVAYCKLAERIIPGKPVLYAGQHIINAAILILLALIGVLFALLPTAGFMLPVLLLCVALALLLGVLVTIPIGGADMPVVICLLNSYSGLAGAAAGFVILNPVLIVAGSLVGASGIILSIIMCKAMNRSFANVFFGGFGATAGAQASGARGEAKSLTPEDAYLVLEAANSVVFIPGYGMAVAQAQHVVRELGDLIETQGAEVKYAIHPVAGRMPGHMNVLLAEADVPYEQLVEMDDINPLMESVDVAIVIGANDVVNPAARSDESSPIYGMPIIDADKARTVFVLKRSMASGFAGIENPLFYNDNTRMIFGDAKKTLQAIVSEFKES; from the coding sequence ATGACGATCATCGAATTTGCGTACATCGCCGCGTCCGTATTATTCGTCATCGGCCTCAAGTGGATGAGCCACGTCGAACGCGCGCGCCGCGGCAACATGATTTCTTCGATCGGTATGCTCCTCGCCATCGTCGCCACGCTGCTCTACAACGGAATGTCGTACCAGTGGATTATTGTCGGCATCGCGCTGGGCAGCGTCATCGGCGCATGGTCCGCGCTCAAAGTGCCAATGACGTCCATGCCCGAATTCGTCGGATTGTACAACGGGTTTGGCGGTCTCGCGAGTCTGCTTGTCGGCACGGCGGAGTTTGTACTGGTGCAACCCCGATGGGCCGCCGGCGCCTCTGTCGATGGCCCTGCGCCCATGTGGTTCACGTCGTTCGCCGTCTTTCTCACCGTGCTGATCGGTGGCGTTACGTTTTCGGGCAGCATGGTCGCGTACTGCAAGCTCGCCGAACGAATCATTCCGGGTAAGCCGGTACTCTACGCCGGACAACACATCATCAACGCGGCCATCCTGATCTTGCTCGCACTCATCGGCGTGCTCTTCGCGCTTCTGCCAACAGCCGGCTTTATGCTGCCCGTGTTGTTGCTGTGCGTCGCGCTGGCGCTCCTGCTCGGCGTACTTGTTACGATTCCGATCGGCGGCGCGGACATGCCCGTCGTCATCTGTCTGCTCAACAGCTATTCCGGACTCGCCGGCGCAGCAGCCGGATTTGTCATTCTGAATCCCGTGCTTATCGTCGCGGGATCGCTAGTCGGCGCAAGCGGCATCATCCTGTCGATCATCATGTGCAAGGCGATGAACCGTTCCTTCGCGAACGTCTTTTTTGGCGGGTTCGGCGCGACAGCCGGCGCCCAAGCCTCTGGCGCGCGCGGCGAAGCCAAATCTCTGACGCCGGAAGATGCCTACCTCGTCCTCGAAGCCGCAAATTCCGTCGTCTTTATCCCCGGCTACGGCATGGCCGTCGCCCAAGCGCAGCACGTCGTCCGCGAACTTGGTGACCTCATCGAAACGCAAGGTGCGGAAGTGAAGTACGCGATTCATCCCGTCGCCGGCCGCATGCCCGGCCACATGAACGTCCTGCTCGCCGAAGCCGACGTTCCGTACGAACAACTCGTCGAAATGGACGACATCAACCCATTGATGGAATCGGTCGATGTCGCGATCGTCATTGGCGCCAACGACGTCGTCAACCCCGCCGCGCGCAGCGACGAATCGAGCCCCATCTACGGCATGCCAATCATCGACGCCGACAAAGCGCGCACCGTGTTCGTTCTGAAGCGGTCGATGGCATCCGGCTTTGCGGGAATCGAAAACCCCCTCTTTTACAACGACAACACCCGCATGATCTTCGGCGACGCCAAGAAGACGCTCCAGGCCATCGTCAGCGAATTCAAAGAAAGCTGA